A window of Candidatus Nanopelagicales bacterium contains these coding sequences:
- the rplA gene encoding 50S ribosomal protein L1, giving the protein MKRSKNYKAAVAVVDKTKLHSPAEAMRLAKEAGKEKFDATVECAIRLGVDPRKADQMVRGTVNLPNGTGKTARVLVFAAGEKAEEARAAGADFVGSDDMIEKVSGGWTDFDSAVATPDLMGKVGRLGRVLGPRGLMPNPKTGTVTMDVAKAVADIKGGKIEFRVDKHANLHFVIGKKSFSEQALAENYAAAIDEVLRAKPASAKGRYVRSITVSSTMGPGIPVDPSRVKGAAATG; this is encoded by the coding sequence ATGAAGCGCAGCAAGAACTACAAGGCCGCCGTAGCGGTCGTCGACAAGACCAAGTTGCACAGCCCCGCGGAGGCGATGCGGCTGGCGAAGGAAGCCGGCAAGGAGAAGTTCGACGCCACTGTGGAGTGTGCGATACGTCTGGGTGTCGACCCTCGGAAGGCGGACCAGATGGTTCGCGGGACGGTCAATCTGCCCAATGGCACTGGCAAGACCGCCCGGGTTCTGGTGTTCGCGGCGGGAGAGAAGGCCGAGGAGGCTCGTGCCGCCGGCGCGGACTTCGTCGGTAGCGACGACATGATCGAGAAGGTGTCCGGGGGCTGGACAGACTTCGACTCAGCCGTCGCGACGCCGGACCTGATGGGCAAGGTCGGGCGGCTCGGTAGGGTCCTTGGGCCCCGCGGCCTGATGCCAAACCCGAAGACGGGCACCGTGACCATGGACGTCGCCAAGGCCGTCGCGGATATCAAGGGCGGGAAGATCGAGTTCCGTGTCGACAAGCACGCGAACCTGCATTTCGTCATCGGCAAGAAGTCGTTCAGCGAGCAGGCGCTTGCGGAGAACTACGCTGCCGCGATCGACGAGGTTCTGCGTGCCAAGCCCGCGAGCGCCAAGGGCCGCTACGTCAGGTCGATCACCGTCTCCAGCACGATGGGCCCCGGCATCCCGGTCGACCCGTCGCGTGTCAAGGGCGCGGCTGCCACGGGTTGA
- the rplK gene encoding 50S ribosomal protein L11, translating to MAPKKKKKKVSALIKLQITAGQANPAPPVGPALGQHGVNIMEFCKAYNVATESQRGEVIPVEITVYEDRSFDFVTKTPPASKLLLKAAGISKGSGEPQRVKVGSVTRDQVRKIAEIKMPDINANDVDAAMKIIEGTARQMGVTVAD from the coding sequence ATGGCTCCCAAGAAGAAGAAGAAGAAGGTCTCGGCGCTGATCAAGCTCCAGATCACAGCTGGCCAGGCGAATCCGGCTCCTCCGGTCGGTCCGGCGCTGGGCCAGCACGGCGTCAACATCATGGAGTTTTGCAAGGCGTACAACGTGGCCACCGAGTCGCAACGCGGCGAGGTCATCCCGGTTGAGATCACCGTCTACGAAGATCGCTCGTTCGACTTCGTGACCAAGACCCCACCCGCGTCCAAGCTGCTGCTGAAGGCCGCCGGAATCAGCAAAGGCTCCGGTGAGCCGCAGCGGGTCAAGGTGGGTTCGGTTACCCGGGACCAGGTGCGCAAGATCGCTGAGATCAAGATGCCGGACATCAACGCCAACGACGTGGATGCCGCCATGAAGATCATCGAAGGTACAGCGCGCCAGATGGGCGTGACGGTCGCCGACTGA
- the nusG gene encoding transcription termination/antitermination protein NusG, protein MSDQIDPFLAEADVSQETVEADVPQETVENLAQESAEPEALQGAVDVDVLESAEPDLHESLIMQPGEWYVIHSYAGYEKRVKANLERRRETMNLEDRIFQVEVPEDEVTEFRKGEKRRVRRIKLPGYVLVRMDLDEETWGAVRHTPGVTGFVGSAQNPHPLTIDEVVHMLKPPETAKTAVAAGSVSTGGGVAAQPAIVTDFDVSDVVTVIDGPFATLQATISEVNAEAQKLTAMVELFGRDTPVELRFDQVERT, encoded by the coding sequence GTGTCGGACCAGATCGATCCGTTCCTGGCGGAGGCTGACGTGTCGCAGGAGACCGTCGAGGCTGACGTGCCGCAGGAGACCGTCGAGAATCTCGCGCAAGAGTCGGCGGAGCCTGAGGCGCTACAGGGCGCTGTCGACGTGGACGTGCTTGAGTCGGCGGAGCCTGACCTGCACGAGTCCTTGATCATGCAGCCCGGCGAGTGGTACGTGATCCACTCCTACGCTGGCTACGAGAAGCGCGTCAAGGCCAACCTCGAACGGCGACGCGAGACGATGAACCTCGAGGACCGGATCTTTCAGGTCGAGGTCCCAGAGGACGAGGTCACCGAGTTCCGCAAGGGCGAGAAGCGGCGTGTTAGGCGAATCAAGCTGCCCGGGTACGTTCTGGTCCGCATGGACTTGGACGAGGAGACGTGGGGAGCCGTCCGGCACACCCCCGGCGTCACCGGGTTCGTTGGCAGCGCGCAGAACCCGCATCCGTTGACCATTGACGAGGTCGTCCACATGCTGAAGCCGCCCGAGACGGCCAAGACAGCGGTCGCCGCGGGTTCAGTGAGTACCGGCGGCGGTGTGGCGGCTCAGCCAGCCATCGTCACGGACTTCGACGTCTCGGATGTGGTCACCGTCATCGACGGGCCTTTCGCCACGTTGCAGGCCACGATCTCGGAGGTCAACGCCGAGGCTCAGAAGCTCACCGCCATGGTCGAGTTGTTCGGCCGTGACACGCCGGTGGAACTGCGATTCGATCAGGTCGAGCGGACCTAG
- the secE gene encoding preprotein translocase subunit SecE, whose translation MSEAETAKTDKKLGLIARLSLFVREIMAELRKVIWPTRKELITYTGVVIVFVLAMAGIVALLDFVFGKGVLFTFGGGGE comes from the coding sequence GTGAGCGAAGCGGAAACCGCGAAGACCGACAAGAAGCTCGGCCTGATCGCCAGGCTGTCCTTGTTCGTGCGCGAGATCATGGCGGAACTGCGCAAGGTCATCTGGCCGACGCGTAAGGAACTGATCACGTACACCGGGGTCGTCATCGTCTTCGTGCTGGCGATGGCCGGGATCGTGGCTCTGCTGGATTTCGTTTTCGGTAAGGGAGTGCTGTTCACGTTCGGAGGCGGCGGCGAGTAG